In Mastigocladopsis repens PCC 10914, a single window of DNA contains:
- the rpsG gene encoding 30S ribosomal protein S7 has translation MSRRGVIQKRPVPPDSVYNSRLVSMIIRRIMRHGKKSLAARIVYAAMKTIEERTGGDPLETFERAVRNATPLVEVKARRVGGATYQVPMEVRAERGTTLAMRWLVQFSRARPGRTMASRLANELMDAANETGNAIRKREETHRMAEANKAFAHYRY, from the coding sequence ATGTCTCGTCGTGGTGTTATTCAAAAGCGTCCGGTTCCGCCTGACTCGGTGTATAACAGTCGTCTTGTCAGCATGATAATTAGGCGGATAATGCGTCATGGCAAAAAATCTCTTGCCGCACGCATTGTTTATGCTGCCATGAAAACAATTGAGGAACGGACTGGTGGCGATCCGTTGGAAACCTTTGAAAGAGCTGTGCGTAACGCCACGCCTTTGGTAGAAGTCAAAGCTCGTCGAGTTGGTGGGGCAACCTACCAAGTCCCTATGGAAGTGCGTGCCGAACGGGGTACAACCTTAGCAATGCGTTGGTTGGTGCAGTTTTCAAGGGCAAGACCAGGTCGTACAATGGCAAGCAGGCTGGCAAATGAATTGATGGATGCTGCCAACGAAACCGGGAACGCGATTCGTAAGCGGGAAGAAACGCACCGCATGGCAGAAGCTAACAAAGCCTTTGCTCACTATCGTTATTGA
- the gltB gene encoding glutamate synthase large subunit produces MNKKWMNQEQKMTSSDTSLGSIYPGQRWLVEERDACGVGFIAHRQNYASHEIVEKALAALTCLEHRGGCSADQDSGDGAGILTAIPWTLFQQDLAGRGIQLPTTENIVVGMIFLPQDKSAAQKARATVEQVVQEENLNVLGWREVPVQPQLLGVQARDNQPQIEQIFLASQDKSGDELERQLYITRRRIGKAVRNFLNCNWSEDFYICSLSSRTIVYKGMVRSAVLGDFYLDLKNPAYTSAWAVYHRRFSTNTMPKWPLAQPMRLLGHNGEINTLLGNINWMMAREASLNHPIWGERIDELKPFVYIDNSDSATLDNVLELLVRSGRSPLEALMIMVPEAYQNQPELRNSPEIIDFYEYYSGLQEAWDGPALLVFSDGQKVGATLDRNGLRPARYCITKDDYIVVASEAGVVNIDEANILEKGRLGPGQMIAVDLETKEVLKNWEIKQRIAQSKPYGEWVRQHRQELKQLVSDQSLVVNGNGVNGNGHSTNNNPQPAATNIDRQALLRQQIAFGYTTEDVEMVIEPMAKEGKEATFCMGDDIPLAVLSEKPHLLYDYFKQRFAQVTNPPIDPLRESLVMSLKVELGERGNLLEPKPEYARRLKLDSPVLHEAELEAIKLSGFATAQLSTLFEIAAGPEGLKAAVESLQAQAAESVRAGAKILILSDRVGHGIDTESTYIPPLLAVGAVHHHLIREGLRMKTSLVVDTAQCWSTHHFACLIGYGAAAICPYLALDSVRDWWLDPKTQQFMERGKITAISLEQAFANYRKAVEGGLLKILSKMGISLLSSYQAAQIFEAIGIGQDLLELGFYGTTSRIGGLSVTELAQEVLAFHSKAFPDLATKKLENYGFVQYRRGGEYHMNSPELAKALHKAVAGTNYDHYEVYKKHLENRPVTALRDLLDFQSDRSPISIEEVESVSEIVKRFCTGGMSLGALSREAHETLAIAMNRLGGKSNSGEGGEDPVRFPRLDDVDETGHSPTLPHLKGLQNGDTASSSIKQVASGRFGVTPEYLMSAKQIEIKIAQGAKPGEGGQLPGPKVSPYIAMLRRSKPGVTLISPPPHHDIYSIEDLAQLIFDLHQINPKAQVSVKLVAEIGIGTIAAGVAKANADIIQVSGHDGGTGASPLSSIKHAGSPWELGLTEVHRVLMENSLRDRVILRVDGGLKTGWDVLMGALMGAEEFGFGSIAMIAEGCIMARVCHMNTCPVGVATQKEELRERFSGKPEDVVNFFYFIAQEVRSLLARLGYRSLSEVVGRADLMKLREDAHITKTQALNLDCLLQLPETKENRSWLVHEEVHSNGVVLDDQLVADPDIQAAIRNQSAVTKTLAVVNTDRTIGARLAGVIASQYGDNGFEGQINLNFKGSVGQSFGAFNLPGMILTLEGEANDYVGKGMNGGEIIIKPPVNATYNPAQNVIIGNTCLYGATGGILFAQGLAGERFAVRNSKGTAVIEGAGDHCCEYMTGGVVVVLGKVGRNVAAGMTGGLAYFLDEDGMFPELVNREIVKLQRVITSAGEKQLQELIRASAERTNSQKAKMILENWQEFLPKFWQLVPPSEADSPQANPQAAEEKQLVSY; encoded by the coding sequence ATGAATAAAAAATGGATGAATCAAGAACAGAAAATGACATCATCAGATACTTCCCTAGGAAGTATCTATCCAGGACAAAGATGGCTCGTAGAGGAACGAGATGCATGTGGTGTGGGTTTTATTGCCCATCGCCAAAACTATGCTAGCCATGAAATAGTAGAAAAAGCTTTGGCTGCTTTGACCTGCTTAGAACACCGGGGTGGTTGTAGTGCAGATCAAGATTCTGGTGATGGGGCGGGAATATTGACCGCGATACCCTGGACGTTGTTCCAACAAGATTTAGCGGGGCGGGGAATACAACTTCCCACCACCGAAAATATTGTCGTGGGCATGATATTTTTACCGCAAGACAAAAGCGCAGCTCAAAAAGCGCGTGCAACTGTTGAGCAAGTCGTACAAGAGGAGAATTTGAATGTACTGGGCTGGCGAGAAGTGCCAGTACAGCCTCAATTATTGGGGGTACAAGCAAGAGACAATCAACCTCAAATTGAACAAATTTTCTTAGCCTCCCAAGACAAAAGCGGCGATGAACTCGAACGTCAACTGTATATTACCCGCCGTCGAATTGGTAAAGCTGTTCGCAATTTCCTCAACTGCAACTGGTCAGAAGACTTTTATATCTGCTCCCTGTCGAGCCGCACAATCGTTTACAAAGGCATGGTGCGATCGGCAGTCTTGGGAGACTTTTATCTCGATTTAAAAAATCCGGCATACACAAGCGCATGGGCTGTATACCACCGCCGCTTTAGTACCAATACCATGCCCAAATGGCCCTTGGCTCAACCGATGCGGCTTTTGGGTCACAACGGAGAAATCAACACCCTGTTGGGTAACATCAACTGGATGATGGCACGAGAAGCCAGTTTGAATCATCCAATCTGGGGAGAACGCATTGATGAATTGAAACCGTTTGTCTACATTGACAACAGTGACTCAGCCACCTTAGACAACGTGTTGGAGTTGCTGGTGCGTTCTGGACGCAGCCCACTGGAAGCCTTAATGATTATGGTTCCAGAAGCATACCAGAATCAGCCAGAGTTGCGTAATTCCCCTGAGATCATAGATTTCTACGAATACTACAGCGGTCTGCAAGAAGCATGGGATGGACCAGCATTGCTGGTGTTTAGTGATGGGCAAAAAGTTGGTGCAACACTAGACCGCAATGGCTTAAGACCAGCTCGTTATTGCATTACCAAGGATGACTATATTGTTGTGGCTTCTGAAGCAGGAGTGGTGAACATAGACGAAGCCAACATTCTGGAAAAAGGCAGACTTGGTCCAGGGCAAATGATTGCTGTGGATTTAGAAACAAAAGAGGTGCTGAAGAATTGGGAGATTAAACAGCGTATTGCCCAAAGCAAACCATATGGGGAATGGGTGCGCCAGCATCGCCAAGAACTCAAGCAACTCGTGAGTGATCAGTCGTTAGTCGTTAATGGTAACGGTGTCAATGGTAACGGGCATTCCACAAATAACAACCCACAACCTGCAGCTACTAACATCGACAGACAAGCCCTACTGCGGCAGCAAATTGCTTTTGGTTACACCACAGAAGACGTGGAAATGGTCATTGAGCCAATGGCAAAAGAAGGCAAAGAGGCGACTTTCTGCATGGGAGACGATATTCCTTTAGCAGTGCTGTCAGAAAAACCCCATCTGCTTTATGACTACTTCAAACAGCGCTTTGCTCAAGTAACGAACCCACCGATTGATCCCCTGAGAGAAAGCCTGGTGATGTCCTTGAAAGTAGAACTGGGTGAGCGGGGTAACTTACTGGAACCAAAGCCAGAATATGCACGTAGACTGAAACTAGATTCACCAGTGCTGCATGAGGCAGAATTGGAGGCTATCAAGCTGTCGGGATTTGCCACAGCCCAGTTGTCAACTCTGTTTGAAATAGCCGCAGGTCCAGAAGGATTAAAAGCAGCCGTTGAGTCTTTGCAAGCACAAGCGGCTGAATCGGTGCGGGCAGGAGCTAAGATACTGATCTTGAGCGATAGGGTAGGTCATGGCATTGATACTGAATCCACCTATATTCCCCCTCTACTAGCCGTAGGTGCGGTACACCATCACCTCATCCGCGAAGGACTGCGGATGAAAACATCTCTCGTAGTTGATACTGCCCAATGCTGGAGTACACATCACTTTGCGTGTCTTATTGGGTATGGTGCAGCTGCTATTTGCCCGTATTTGGCTTTGGATAGCGTACGTGATTGGTGGCTTGACCCCAAGACCCAACAGTTTATGGAGCGGGGTAAAATCACTGCCATTAGCTTGGAGCAAGCTTTCGCCAACTATCGCAAGGCAGTAGAGGGGGGTTTGCTGAAGATTCTCTCCAAGATGGGGATTTCCTTGCTCTCCAGTTATCAAGCAGCGCAAATCTTTGAGGCAATTGGTATTGGTCAGGATTTATTAGAGCTGGGATTTTATGGCACAACTTCTCGCATCGGTGGTCTTAGTGTCACAGAACTGGCGCAAGAAGTGCTGGCTTTCCATAGTAAGGCTTTCCCGGATCTGGCAACCAAGAAGCTAGAAAATTACGGGTTTGTCCAGTACCGTCGTGGCGGCGAGTATCACATGAATAGCCCAGAACTGGCAAAGGCGCTGCACAAAGCAGTCGCTGGCACAAACTACGACCACTACGAAGTTTATAAGAAGCACCTGGAAAATAGACCAGTCACGGCGTTGCGTGACTTGCTGGATTTCCAAAGCGATCGCTCACCTATTTCGATTGAAGAAGTTGAGTCGGTGAGTGAGATTGTCAAGCGCTTTTGTACTGGTGGAATGTCACTGGGAGCGTTATCACGGGAAGCTCATGAAACTTTGGCCATCGCCATGAATCGTCTTGGTGGTAAATCCAATTCTGGGGAAGGTGGTGAAGATCCAGTGCGTTTCCCACGCTTGGATGATGTAGACGAGACAGGTCACTCACCAACCCTACCGCACTTAAAAGGATTACAAAACGGCGATACGGCTTCCAGCTCGATTAAGCAAGTCGCATCGGGACGCTTTGGTGTGACACCAGAGTACCTAATGAGCGCCAAACAAATTGAAATCAAAATCGCCCAAGGTGCAAAACCAGGGGAAGGTGGACAGCTACCAGGACCAAAGGTCAGCCCATACATTGCCATGTTGCGGCGTTCTAAGCCTGGTGTGACGCTGATTTCACCACCACCACACCACGATATCTATTCGATTGAAGACCTAGCGCAGTTAATCTTTGACTTGCACCAAATTAACCCGAAAGCTCAAGTTTCGGTGAAGTTGGTCGCAGAAATCGGTATCGGGACGATCGCCGCTGGTGTGGCAAAAGCTAACGCCGATATCATCCAAGTTTCCGGTCATGATGGCGGTACAGGAGCTTCCCCACTGAGTTCTATAAAACACGCGGGTTCACCCTGGGAACTCGGTTTAACTGAAGTGCATCGCGTGTTGATGGAAAATAGCCTGCGCGATCGCGTGATTTTGCGCGTAGATGGTGGCTTAAAGACTGGTTGGGATGTGCTGATGGGCGCATTGATGGGCGCAGAAGAATTTGGTTTTGGTTCCATTGCCATGATTGCCGAAGGGTGTATCATGGCACGAGTCTGTCATATGAACACCTGTCCTGTAGGTGTTGCTACCCAGAAAGAAGAACTGCGAGAGCGGTTTAGTGGAAAGCCAGAAGATGTTGTCAACTTCTTCTACTTTATTGCCCAAGAAGTCCGTAGTCTTCTAGCAAGGCTTGGCTACCGTTCCTTGTCAGAAGTCGTTGGACGAGCCGATTTAATGAAGCTTAGAGAAGACGCACATATCACAAAGACGCAAGCGCTGAACCTGGACTGCTTGCTTCAGTTACCAGAGACAAAAGAAAACCGCAGTTGGTTGGTGCATGAAGAAGTTCACAGCAACGGCGTGGTTTTGGATGACCAGTTAGTTGCTGATCCCGACATTCAAGCTGCCATCCGCAACCAGTCTGCTGTCACCAAAACATTGGCGGTAGTCAACACCGACAGAACTATTGGCGCACGGTTAGCAGGTGTGATTGCTTCCCAATATGGTGACAATGGCTTTGAAGGGCAAATTAACCTCAACTTTAAAGGAAGCGTCGGACAAAGCTTTGGTGCCTTCAATCTTCCCGGCATGATTCTCACCCTTGAAGGGGAGGCAAACGACTATGTTGGTAAGGGGATGAATGGTGGTGAAATCATCATCAAGCCCCCAGTAAATGCCACATATAACCCTGCACAAAACGTGATCATTGGCAATACCTGCCTCTACGGTGCTACTGGTGGCATCTTGTTTGCTCAAGGTTTAGCCGGAGAACGCTTTGCTGTGCGTAACTCCAAAGGGACAGCGGTGATTGAGGGTGCTGGGGATCACTGCTGCGAGTACATGACTGGTGGCGTGGTTGTTGTTTTGGGGAAGGTAGGACGCAACGTCGCAGCCGGCATGACTGGCGGACTGGCATACTTCTTAGATGAAGATGGGATGTTCCCTGAGTTAGTCAACCGAGAAATTGTCAAACTCCAGCGAGTCATAACCTCAGCTGGTGAGAAGCAACTGCAAGAATTAATCAGAGCTTCTGCTGAACGCACCAATTCACAAAAAGCGAAGATGATTTTAGAGAACTGGCAAGAATTCTTACCCAAGTTCTGGCAATTGGTTCCGCCTTCTGAGGCTGATAGTCCACAAGCAAATCCCCAAGCTGCGGAGGAAAAACAGCTTGTTAGTTATTAG
- a CDS encoding phosphodiester glycosidase family protein, producing the protein MNAKAQSLLETDTGTQGHTDANKGNTENSVGLLSQKSPPPPALLGVISYGTQISLNGRILSGAWLQQRGKTGLLSIHLSDGAVRQLFGVDLLDSSNAARQPIQWFSSHTKPLVLTSLLTKGYRYLDITNFAKTARWEMQANGNTLIITTPTTKVTNIYQDKQPVGTRIILDLDRPTPWQITQGLPVRKPQPQFSPTTEDTENSLTKLPASVSLSSPLNREWTITLDGIADPVLVERYTPPIQGEVGGLGDNASPSTQTSEPLIQQVEVANNQTIIRLSVPLGLAPRVSTVSNPNRLIIEIRPDAMVERNIAWAPGLRWRQQFVNLGQERFPVVWLEINPRSYGIKLKPIWTTTNTLVGTAPLIQTAQQDSAVAAINGGFFNRNNQLPLGAIRRDGQWLSSPILNRGAIAWNDSGQFYIGRLNLRETLIGSNKVQLPILTLNSGYVQSGIARYTPAWGATYTPLTDNEIILVIQKNQVINQLTADKAGETAIPIPQDGHLLTLRGKATSNASALSVGSSVRMTSSTAPGDFSRYPHILGAGPLLLQNRQIVLDAKAEKFSDAFIAQKAVRSGICTTTTGNLMIAAVHNRAGGAGPTLAEHAQLMRLLGCVNALNLDGGSSTSLYLGGQLLDRSPNTVARVHNGIGIFLSLPYNKPPEGGLREVRN; encoded by the coding sequence ATGAATGCAAAAGCGCAGTCCTTATTAGAGACTGACACGGGGACACAGGGACATACAGACGCGAACAAAGGGAACACAGAGAATTCTGTGGGTCTTCTTAGTCAAAAGTCACCTCCACCTCCTGCTTTATTAGGGGTAATTTCCTATGGTACCCAAATTTCTCTCAATGGTCGCATTTTGTCTGGGGCTTGGTTGCAGCAACGCGGAAAAACAGGCTTGTTGAGTATTCATCTCAGTGACGGGGCAGTTAGGCAATTATTTGGCGTAGATTTATTAGACAGTAGCAATGCAGCGAGACAACCAATACAGTGGTTTTCATCTCATACTAAACCACTGGTTTTAACTAGTTTACTAACAAAAGGATATCGCTATCTAGATATTACAAATTTCGCAAAAACAGCTAGATGGGAGATGCAAGCCAATGGAAATACGTTAATCATCACCACACCTACCACCAAAGTCACAAATATTTATCAGGACAAGCAACCTGTAGGCACTCGCATTATTCTAGATTTGGATCGCCCAACTCCCTGGCAAATCACACAAGGGCTACCAGTAAGAAAACCGCAACCCCAATTTTCTCCAACGACAGAGGACACAGAGAATTCCTTAACAAAACTCCCCGCGTCTGTCTCCCTCTCCTCGCCACTTAATAGAGAGTGGACGATTACCCTTGATGGAATAGCCGACCCGGTTTTGGTAGAACGCTACACTCCGCCAATACAGGGGGAAGTAGGAGGATTAGGGGACAATGCCTCACCATCGACACAAACGTCCGAACCACTGATTCAACAAGTAGAAGTGGCTAATAATCAAACAATAATTCGTCTCAGCGTTCCCTTAGGGTTAGCTCCCCGGGTTAGTACTGTATCTAACCCCAATCGTCTGATCATTGAAATTCGACCTGATGCAATGGTGGAGAGAAATATTGCATGGGCACCAGGGTTACGCTGGCGACAGCAGTTTGTGAATTTAGGTCAAGAACGCTTTCCAGTTGTATGGTTAGAAATTAATCCTCGCAGCTACGGGATAAAACTGAAACCTATTTGGACAACGACTAACACCTTAGTAGGTACTGCTCCCCTGATTCAAACGGCACAACAAGACTCGGCAGTTGCAGCCATTAATGGTGGCTTTTTTAACCGTAATAACCAATTACCTCTGGGTGCAATTCGTCGGGATGGTCAATGGTTGTCAAGTCCGATTCTGAATCGGGGAGCGATCGCGTGGAATGATTCTGGGCAATTTTACATTGGTCGTCTCAACCTACGAGAAACTCTGATTGGCAGCAATAAGGTACAGTTGCCAATTTTGACTCTCAATAGTGGCTATGTTCAGAGTGGTATTGCCCGTTACACGCCTGCATGGGGAGCAACCTATACTCCCCTAACTGACAACGAAATCATTCTTGTCATACAGAAAAACCAGGTTATCAATCAGCTAACAGCAGATAAAGCTGGGGAAACTGCTATTCCAATACCACAGGATGGCCACCTGCTAACATTACGCGGTAAGGCTACGAGCAATGCCTCTGCTTTATCCGTTGGTTCATCTGTAAGGATGACTAGTTCCACTGCCCCTGGTGATTTTAGCCGTTACCCTCACATTTTAGGAGCAGGGCCACTGCTACTGCAAAATCGTCAAATTGTTCTAGATGCCAAAGCCGAAAAATTTAGCGATGCCTTTATCGCTCAAAAGGCTGTTCGTAGCGGTATCTGCACAACGACAACAGGAAATCTGATGATTGCAGCTGTACATAATCGCGCTGGCGGTGCAGGACCTACCTTAGCAGAACACGCCCAGTTAATGCGACTTTTGGGATGCGTAAATGCTCTCAATTTGGATGGGGGCAGTTCTACCAGTCTTTACTTGGGAGGGCAACTCCTTGACCGTTCTCCTAATACTGTTGCTCGCGTTCACAACGGGATTGGTATTTTCTTGTCTCTACCCTACAACAAGCCGCCTGAAGGGGGTCTACGCGAAGTCCGCAATTAA
- a CDS encoding polysaccharide deacetylase family protein: METNKSYVWSHGILIALVGFCASLSIGLVMPINPNASEAQTKPAINVKDTAAKVGTQQRIEKFKAAMLTSWQQQAKTKGFSYTVPSRFQGAIIENAKLTKGEKVIALTFDDGPWGESTTEVLDILKKNNIKATFFVVGQMLKNHPDLGKRIVAEGHVIGNHTWHHWYHYFNPQAAAFEIDSTTNLIYQLTGAKTTLFRPPGGIMHNGLSAYAKSRNYTVVMWSADSIDYSRPAVPRLIHNIMKDSKPGGIVLMHDGGGNRAKTVQALPQIISNFRKQGYRFVTIPELLEIEDQELQLAAVKKKQ; the protein is encoded by the coding sequence GTGGAAACGAATAAGTCGTATGTTTGGTCGCATGGAATATTGATTGCCCTGGTGGGCTTTTGTGCCAGTTTAAGCATTGGTTTAGTAATGCCCATAAACCCAAATGCTTCAGAAGCTCAGACAAAACCAGCTATAAATGTAAAGGATACAGCAGCCAAAGTAGGAACTCAACAGCGCATTGAAAAATTCAAGGCTGCAATGCTGACAAGTTGGCAGCAACAAGCAAAAACAAAGGGGTTTTCCTATACTGTACCGTCGCGCTTTCAAGGTGCAATTATTGAGAATGCAAAACTGACGAAAGGGGAGAAAGTTATTGCTCTCACCTTCGATGATGGTCCTTGGGGTGAGTCAACCACAGAGGTTCTAGATATCTTGAAAAAAAATAATATAAAAGCTACATTCTTTGTCGTCGGACAGATGCTAAAGAATCACCCAGACTTAGGAAAACGCATCGTCGCAGAAGGTCACGTCATTGGCAACCATACTTGGCATCATTGGTATCACTACTTTAATCCACAGGCAGCGGCATTTGAAATTGATAGCACGACAAACTTAATCTATCAACTTACAGGTGCGAAAACAACTTTGTTTAGACCCCCTGGTGGAATAATGCATAATGGATTATCTGCTTATGCTAAGAGCAGAAACTATACTGTTGTCATGTGGTCTGCTGACTCCATAGACTACAGCCGCCCTGCTGTACCTAGGTTAATTCATAACATAATGAAAGATTCAAAACCCGGTGGAATTGTGTTAATGCATGATGGTGGTGGAAATCGTGCCAAAACTGTGCAAGCTTTGCCACAGATTATTAGTAATTTTAGAAAGCAAGGCTATCGCTTTGTTACTATTCCAGAACTATTAGAAATAGAAGACCAAGAACTACAGTTGGCGGCAGTCAAGAAAAAGCAATAG
- a CDS encoding phosphomannose isomerase type II C-terminal cupin domain — protein sequence MAQFQEATQTNTLPLPPAITPRGVAATELRPWGSFTVLEEGRGYKIKRIEVKPGHRLSLQMHHHRSEHWIVVSGTAKVVCGDLEILLSNNQSTYVPQCTTHRLENPGVIPLVLIEVQNGEYLGEDDIVRYQDDYARIEDKNQS from the coding sequence ATGGCTCAATTTCAAGAAGCAACACAAACTAACACACTGCCCCTTCCACCAGCTATCACCCCAAGAGGTGTGGCTGCAACCGAACTTCGCCCCTGGGGTTCATTTACTGTTTTAGAAGAAGGGCGTGGATATAAAATCAAGCGCATTGAAGTTAAGCCCGGACACCGCCTCAGCTTACAAATGCATCACCACCGTAGCGAACACTGGATTGTTGTCTCTGGTACAGCCAAGGTAGTCTGTGGTGATCTAGAAATATTGCTGAGCAATAATCAGTCAACCTATGTACCCCAGTGTACAACTCATCGATTAGAGAATCCTGGCGTGATTCCCTTAGTGTTGATTGAAGTTCAAAATGGGGAATACTTAGGAGAAGATGATATTGTCCGCTACCAGGACGACTACGCCCGTATTGAAGATAAAAACCAATCATAA
- a CDS encoding HesB/IscA family protein has protein sequence MIQLSHAAADEIRRLKSKQHPNVLFRLAVKPGGCSGWYYDMSFNAALQSADGAEEPPQGGALVFDSQGIQVVIDAESLQYINGMTLDYSEDLMGGGFRFYNPQANATCGCGNSFSTTHRT, from the coding sequence ATGATTCAATTGAGTCATGCTGCCGCAGATGAAATAAGACGATTAAAATCAAAGCAGCACCCAAACGTCTTATTTCGTTTGGCTGTTAAACCTGGTGGGTGTTCCGGGTGGTATTATGATATGTCCTTTAATGCAGCTTTACAGAGCGCCGATGGCGCGGAGGAGCCACCCCAAGGGGGCGCTCTCGTTTTTGACTCTCAAGGTATTCAAGTCGTCATAGACGCCGAAAGCTTACAATATATCAACGGGATGACTTTGGATTATTCAGAGGATTTGATGGGCGGTGGTTTTCGTTTTTACAACCCCCAGGCAAATGCGACTTGTGGATGTGGTAACTCCTTTTCAACAACTCATAGAACATAG
- the rpsL gene encoding 30S ribosomal protein S12: MPTIQQLIRNEREQARQKTKSPALKQCPQRRGVCTRVYTTTPKKPNSALRKVARVRLTSGFEVTAYIPGIGHNLQEHSVVMIRGGRVKDLPGVRYHIIRGTLDTAGVKDRKQGRSKYGTKRPKPKQ; the protein is encoded by the coding sequence ATGCCAACTATACAGCAGCTCATACGTAACGAACGCGAACAAGCGCGTCAGAAAACCAAGTCCCCAGCTCTAAAACAATGCCCTCAACGTCGGGGTGTTTGTACCAGAGTATACACAACCACACCGAAAAAGCCAAACTCAGCTCTACGCAAAGTAGCAAGGGTAAGATTGACCTCTGGATTTGAAGTCACAGCTTACATTCCAGGGATTGGTCATAACTTGCAAGAACACTCTGTTGTGATGATTCGCGGCGGTCGTGTCAAGGACTTACCAGGCGTGAGATACCACATTATCCGTGGCACTTTAGATACAGCCGGAGTCAAAGACCGTAAGCAAGGTCGTTCCAAATATGGAACAAAGCGTCCTAAACCTAAACAGTAG